The window CGTTTCCGTCTATGGAGTGATTCCTTTCTCGATGACACTGTTAATTTACTTTCCGCATAGTCTCGTGACCACATCCATCTTCTTTTCCAGTATCTAAGCGGCCTAAGCATCCCGATGGTCCAGCACGGCGACAAGTTCGTGgcgggcgccggcgccggcgtcACGGCCGTCACGCTCACGTACCCCCTCGACACGATACGGGCGCGGCTCGCGTTCCAGGTGACGGGCGAGCATCGCTACACGGGCATCGCGCACACCGCCTCCACCATGCTCCGCACGGTTAGTCTGACGCTATAGCTCGAGAATACACACATCACACACTAGATCGTGgcaggcgccggcgccggcgtcACGGCCGTCACGCTCACGTACCCCCTCGACACGATACGGGCGCGGCTCGCGTTCCAGGTGACGGGCGAGCATCGCTACACGGGCATCGCGCACACCGCCTCCACCATGCTCCGCACGGTTAGTCTGACGCTATAGCTCGAGAATACACACATCACACACTAGATCGTGgcaggcgccggcgccggcgtcACGGCCGTCACGCTCACGTACCCCCTCGACACGATACGGGCGCGGCTCGCGTTCCAGGTGACGGGCGAGCATCGCTACACGGGCATCGCGCACACCGCCTCCACCATGCTCCGCACGGTTAGTCTGACGCTATAGTTCGAGAATACACACATCACACACTAGATCGTGgcaggcgccggcgccggcgtcACGGCCGTCACGCTCACGTACCCCCTCGACACGATACGGGCGCGGCTCGCGTTCCAGGTGACGGGCGAACATCGCTACACGGGCATCGCGCACGCCGCCTCCACCATGCTCCGCACGGTTAGTTTGGCGTTATAGTTTGAGAATACACACATCACACACTAGTTCGTGgcaggcgccggcgccgccgtcacGGCCGTCACGCTCACGTACCCCCTCGACACGATACGGGCGCGGCTCGCGTTCCAGGTGACGGGCGAGCATCGCTACACGGGCATCGCGCACACCGCCTCCACCACGCTCCGCACGGTTAGCCTGACGCTATAGTTCGAGAATACACACATCACACACTAGATCGTGGCAGGCGCCGGCGCCAGCGCCACGGCCGTCACGCTCACGTACCCCCTCGACACGATACGGGCGCGGCTCGCGTTCCAGGTGACGGGCGAGCATCGCTACACGGGCATCGCGCACACCGCCTCCACCACGCTCCGCACGGTTAGCCTGACGCTATAGTTCGAGAATACACACATCACACACTAGTTCGTGgcaggcgccggcgccgccgtcacGGCCGTCACGCTCACGTACCCCCTCGACACGATACGGGCGCGGCTCGCGTTCCAGGTGACGGGCGAGCACCGCTACACGGGCATCGCGCACACCGCCTCCACCATGCTCCGCACGGTTAGTTTGGCGTTAAGCCGGGTACTCACTAGCGAGCTGTAACCGAACATGCGTGATACAgtaacgaggttctagtgtgtacgcgtgttacagtttcggctcgcgatgtcgccggaacgctttcaccgagcgtactcattttgcgagctgtaactgtaaccgaacagatacattacgaggttctagtgtgtacgcatgttacagtttcggctcgcgacgtcgccggaacgctttcaccgagcgtactgattttgcgagctgtaactgtaaccgaatAGATACAgtacgaggttctagtgtgtacgcatgttacagtttcggctcgcgacgtcggcggaacgctttcaccgagcgtactcattttgcgaactgtaactgtaaccgaacagatacagtaacgaggttctagtgtgtacgagAAGGCCAAGCCGCTGGAAGCCGGATCTATCCTGAGTTTTGGTTTGTAACTCCACGATGTCGGACGAGTACCTATTTTGCGCATGTGCAGAACACATACTAGATGCCTACTCGATGATCATAAACGGCCACGAAGATGTGGGATTCATAGAATTTATCGGGAAAGTAGTTCCATAGAATACACTACATAGTACACTATTTTCCCTGTAGGCGTCTATCagcaatagtagtttgtgttacaagggagcaaaatgatatatttccgtcaagggcgtatattgaatcctgagcgtaatgagggattcaagtgttaacgcccaagacgaaataattttgataccgtgtgacacatactgcttttcacatcaactatgaggaaaataaaaaaatcttagtgttgacacaatctgatgcttaaacagattatttaagctaaaaaaataatgtgcaaaaaaaatttaaaatagtgtgcttgaacagaaaagtgccactttgatccctcctagcagggaagaaaagtgccactttgatccctcctagcagggaagaaaagtgccactttgatccctcctattTGCAGGGAAGTAAAAGcctttttccgaataggtgatgtgaaaaatacatttatccTCTGACCATTCACTCATGACGAATAAATACTCGATATATAGCTGGTTCGCAGCGGCTAGCAACAACTAATCTTGACGTCCACGAGCGCAGTGCAAGCGTCCTTTGGTTCGCGACAAAAACCGACAACCGTCGGATTgctgcgagccgctcgtgtagcgttcgttgcaggctcgcgagcacgtacacactatgtttttggcaacagtaacagttacagttacgtgcaacgttacgggttcagaaatgagtacgttgtaaacgtcggctcgctgcgagccgctcgtgtagcgttcgttgcaggctcgcgagccacgtacacactatgtttttggcaacagtaacagttacgtgcaacgttacgggttcagaaatgagtacgttgtaaacgtcggttcgctgcgagccgctcgtgtAGCGTTCGTTGCAGGCTCACGAGCTACGTACACACTATGCTTTTGGCAACAGTAACTgttacagttacgtgcaacgttacgggttcagaaatgagtacgttgTAGATGTCGGCTCGCTGCGAGCCGTTCGCGTACCGCTCGCAGCAGGTTTGcgaaccacgtacacactatgttttttggttacagtacatgcaacggttacagttacagctcgctaGTGAGTACCCGGCTTTATAGTTTGAGAAAACACACATCACACACAAGTTCGTGGCGAGCGGGGCGCCGGCGCTGGCTACCCACGAGTTGACTTATCATCAACTCATTAGACATAGTTCAGTTCAGATAAATCCTTCCCCAAATGTCGTCACATGTTTTTAACCAACTTACTCCAGAAGCTAACTCTAAGTGTATATTGTACTTCTAATTAGACGAAGGCCGCAGGCGTTATCTCAATTAACTTGTTTGGTTCTTCCCCACCCACGGACGATTGCAAACCACCTAAATACTTCAAGATATTTTCACGactttttagtttattttttattaatgtttacattttgtagGAGGGCGGTATCCGCGCGCTATACCGCGGCTTCGTGCCGACGCTCTGCGGGATGGTCCCTTACGCCGGCTTCAGCTTCTACTGCTTCGAGTCCCTCAAGTTCTTCTGCATGAAGTATCTGCCCACGTCGCTGTGTCGCAAGTGCGAGAGGAACACTGGTAAGTCATGAAAAGTGTGGCGTTAACCACTACTGAAGCAGAGTACATGAGATAAGGCCATGCGACTGCGCTATACCGCGGCTTCGTGCCAACGCTCTGCGGGATGGTCCCTTACGCCGGCTTCAGCTTCTACTGCTTCGAGTCCCTCAAGTTCTTCTGCATGAAGTATCTGCCCACGTCGCTGTGTCGCAAGTGCGAGAGGAACACTGGTAAGTCATGAAAAGTGTTGCGTTAACCATACTGAAGCAGAGTACATGAGATAAGGCCATGCAACTGCGCTATACCGCGGCTTCGTGCCGACGCTCTGCGGGATGGTCCCTTACGCCGGCTTCAGCTTCTACTGCTTCGAGTCCCTGCAGTTTTTCTGCATGAAGTGCGACCCAGGTCGCTGTGTCGCAAGTGTGAGAGGAACACTGGTAAGTTAAAGTGTGGCGTTAAGGCGTATTGACGCAGAGTACATGAGATAAGATTGTGCTAACAATTACAACTAAAGTAGAAGTTAAAGTCGTAGCTTCAAGTCATGCCGACAGCTCTGTCCCTCCCTCATGTTCATCTACATGATCTACCCCTTCACTCTGTCGCTAGTGTTAGAGCGAGTCGCGGCTTGCTAACCctggcggtctagcatgagaACGCAATTCGTGCTAGATCGCCTGGACTATTATTCGTTGCACATCAATTGCCCCATAAAATTAACTTATTTGCGCGAATTGTTTTCAGGCGGTCTTGTACTAACGGTGCCCGGCAAGCTGCTCTGTGGCGGTCTGGCCGGCGCGGTCGCGCAGAGCGTGTCGTACCCGCTCGACGTGACGCGGCGACGCATGCAGCTGGCCTGCATGGACCCCGCCACCGCGCAGTTCGGGtgagtaaaaatttaaaaaccggccaagtgcgaggtggactcgcgcacgaagggttccgtaccattacgcaaaaaatcacgtttgtgagcgccacttaggcccacttgcaccattctagtaaccggttaaacctggagttaccatggttaccagtacaatttgacattaggttattaggtttagccgcttaaccccgggttagtggaatggtgcaagtgggccttaaatatttattttattttgtttttagaatttgttgttatagtgggacacattttttcatgtatgcggcgtgaatgtacaaatgattctgagtaaaatgagtcCAAGatgtcaatattttgaagacatgaatgaaatgtacatttttttgtaaaacgcTCAACTAACATTTATGTGACTAATTCACATTGCAATGCGAAATAGGCGGTTACGGGCatcttattattaattaattttactggtattaatattaaatgtaaataactttttctcaaacatgcaatgaaatattgatgttatgttccttataataggctgcgaagtatgacgtttcaggtccggctaggacaaaaggtcgttaatggaatttcatacaaatcttgcaggcctaggccggcaaagtcctcttttttaattttgatttcaacagatatttgtgacacagcttcgtggcattcatccattaaaaaaaactagaggcagtatttgctttatggttagtattgacactctgccactacgcctataaaaaaaaacaaaaaacaatgtttgctataatttgcagttttatttgtataaaatcaacatgaacttattaaataatacattattaaccaaattctataattttaaattataaatttaactacacaaataatttaaaacatttaaaatatttcatctaaacgttagcggtaaaaaggtctactcaaacacgcgtagtatttttttttaaactgttatggaggtaaagttgaaaaaatttcattctgtttagttggatttatggtgcgttgttgatttttttactttaatatgagttccgacgaaataatgaaattaatattaattgtaatcgtaggtgttggaattggcagcgtaagcggaattgattttaaataacctgctgcctctgccgccaagccaaagacgaagtatgtatatggtttcttatggcaattttattatgtgttccgtactccacatcggatatcttcattgagagagtaacgcgatcgttgaccaatgatgccgctagcgtctatgtagtcgctccgccccacgccgtgacgtagttccgcttccacttcctgcgaaccgttgctcgcttcccgctactcgccaccgccatgtcattgtttcgtcgaccgtcttgaccgatggtccgcaaatattttttgcgtatatttttgcagcatggtgctttaacatttccgatccaaagctcggtcgattaaaatagtgagatatggcagagatcgccactattagtcttttggcggtctcgcgatcgaagccatcgaacggtgcttttcgattctacccacttttttcttgctaaattaattttcgcattccatgctgctaaaatcgttaccgttaactcgcattttcgagatcgaagtaggaagtgcgtcagtggtttttgttaacaagtggtaacaagtcgctccgcatcggagagggaacgtgcggtcatcgtgcctgcggcggcgggggcggcgcgacggcggacggcctgcgcgcgccgctgccgggtgccgcgcttcgctgataaggaggtttggattgtctcgaaccatccggtgagccagtttaagatattctagaagttacttcgtcactaaaggagggttctcaggcagtagcctgggagtacctcgtgttgttagttgcggcgcgaccgggacgtcccccggcgcgggggcgcgggcccggcgcccgcccccgcccgcgcgcgccgcgtcttctgctgtcgtccaaggtgactccgggacaccgcgacgctgcgggccacggtggacgcctccagtccgcaggactcggcgagacgtcacacgcccgctcctgttactgcagtcgcggtgcggacgcctccagtccgcgggactccgagagacgtcacacgcccgctcctgttgctgcagtcgcggtgcggacgcctccagtccgcgggactccgagagacgtcacacgcccgctcctgttgctgcagtcgcggtgcggacgcctccagtccgcgggactccgagagacgtcacacgcccgctcctgttgctgcagtcgcggtgcggacgcctccagtccgcgggactccgagagacgtcacacgcccgctcctgttgctgcagtcgcggtacggacgcctccagtccgcgggactccgagagacgtcacacgcccgctcctgttgctgcagtcgcggtgcggacgcctccagtccgcgggactccgagagacgtcacacgcccgctcctgttgctgcagtcgcggtacggacgcctccagtccgcgggactccgagaggcgtcacacgcccgctcctgttgctgcagtcgcggtgcggacgcctccagtccgcgggactccgagagacgtcacacgcccgctcctgttgctgcagtcacggtgcggacgcctccagtccgcgggactccgcgagacgttacacgcccgctcctattgctgcagttgcggtgcggacgcttccagtccagcgggactccgagagatccgcgtggctctgcgagacgtcacacgcccgctcctgcagctgcgggcgcatcgcgggtggatcgcgccaaggtgaaggcggaccgcttctgcgtcccgactgctctagcggaaggaaggtaagttacgtgtaagcagtggaaatgctacgagtacagcgacgatcgccgcgttggttgccgccCGTCATGACGccgctggtgacctacgcgccggtggtggccaccacgatggcaccgccgagggcaacagcgtcgccgtgatgatgtgtgcagctacgagcctagccatcggcgcctcccgtgccggtaacgtccgtcacgcgcaccggcgcctgtcgagctggccgccacgacggcgcctctcgcacctgagcctggcgacggtggccgccatgatggcgccgcccgctcgatgacgccgcctgccccccgagctggccgccacgatggcgcctctcgcattacgcatcgacgcggcggcggcggctgccacaatggcactgcccgccacgatgatgccgcccgccacgatggcaccaccacctgcgcactggcgcctctcgagctggccgccacgatggcgcctctcgcctcacagcagtgcctcccagaccagccagccagacggcgaccgcctcatgcaccggtgcctcccgagctggccgccacgatggcgcctctcgcatcacgcaccggcgcctcccgagccggtggcggcggccgccacgatggagccgcccgcctcacgcgacaacgcctctagagcgggccgccactatgggtcctcgcctcacgcaccagcgcttcccgaaccagtggcggccgccatgagccgcccggcctcaggcaccggtgccccaccccccccccccccgagccggccgccacgatggcgcccctagctccacgcaccggcgcctcccgagcggcggcggttgccacaatcacgccgatgctgtccaccgatgctgcaactacgacgatgtcgtcccttgctcgctgggcgccacagtatcagttttgtcctgtccacatggttccattgaggtacgcaggcgcctatagctatggtgcaggtataggtatggtatggtacagcacgaacagaccgctaagctcttggtttcgggtaaagaatcctccggcgacggcagacaaggtcgtaaagagccccgtcctagtgcggctcgactgcccggagttgaaagcggtaagatatgtcgatactcagaggaaaatacgtcgtgttcccgggcttcataaaggtgctgatcgacttcgctgtgtcgcttcgaagttcctacgacttctcgaggccatggagtggtccaaccggagaacagctagcgacaaggccctgtgcgaccactcgaaaccgaggtgaaaggcatcgaaaaggtctgcagacttcacataattatctctgcttgctcgcgctctccagcttaagttccgtcttacaaagacgaactcgtgcgaaaagccataataaacaaaatgggacaaataaacccgctgcgcctgaacaagcttgagtttccggtgctaagagaaaggggccaggaggactccagcagtttccatctgtctatattcgactttatcgaaacacttttgttacgcaaagcgccaaaatcgattttagacttgatttcatcagttcgatttccttaaaagcatgctactaactcgatgccctatactaactcgatatagggtgtctcttcggataaagcgaattagaccatcacgctcctagacatcacgtgggacacgcggcacaacacaccgattgaaagttttctttttcacgacatacaggcctgccttgctgcagagtttctcgcagaaatgagacccaatgccttctgttcagtctcaaattcgcaaactttagttcatggaggaaggtgaagccttcgcagtccccagcaacacggagctgccgaaagcctcgcaccactttcttcctcatcttatgcaagcagtccgttacaatctccaatattggtagacaatgtacgaggtaaggccctttcagcgaagagtaaccgttaacgggccgcatctgcagcgctgacgacagaagtgtaaacatacaaccgcaccggtacagtatacataaaacgacggcgacactacatcccttccgttactacggctgtcgcaaaaactgctgatgccagcagatcgtctacaggtcgcgctggttgcttgctacttgccaggtcggtacaacccccgagggcgacggtttatcaagaagtcactgcgcgcccgagtggcagctgcgcccagcagccgccgagactggcttcacctgacaggcgccttgttggccggcctccgctttcgagagccctcgcactgtgccacggtatttcttaacagactcattgaactgctaccacgacctttgacagctgcctgtgagacttggcatggatgtctccacctcccagcctagtctgtgtactgcgacggcgtgataaggagtcttaaagcagctgtggtaagcttgcaatttactggcggtcctagtgaacacaacgtcagaccgccctcccttacgagtcaacgaccttaagaatgaggcgtagctcctgtcagataggacgctccaacaccgagctggcgggatcaggagtgacatccgctactggcgtgactggcgcatgcatataacatgccaaggtctaacgctacgtagcgaacgaaacgcaactgtcactgtctcactaatatggaagaactggatattcccgattccggtactgtgtttgtatagaaaacagtaacgggagcccctagatcgtccccttgtctaggctgcatgtacggccacaatgtagaaacggtctttatggtgcatatctcagacgtctatttctattattcatgttagctttcagaacgatactcgttcataagcctctcacaagtgctgtgtatgaaccactatcggacactatgccttcttccaacgccattaatagcgagaccagcgcctcccaaagcacgagcttgggacgcgagacatctacttgccctaatttaaatagccctacaacgttaggtacgttagaagaagtacgatagaatagctgccgcacttttgctgttagcatcaggccgcagggtcaatgaccttactctactacactgtagcccgggcaattacatagataactttaacgctattattttgtgtccgaaattcggctctaaaccagataacgtgtcttaccgactggactcttagaagctccggaataaagtatagacccagtataagtaggtagtctgggtacgtcaccttgcgagaattacacaaaatgttaggggacacttcgcttatttctttcagccacagtctcatccaagccggcctcgcctacgattgcttttgatccacgatgtacttaataactaaattggctggaaagctattcacttagcgatattttcgcttatgttaattgggaacatgactcgccgagattctgcggaccggatgcgatttcgaatgagaattctcttaaaccagtttaacgtcagattcgaacctgagattacaatttcaattctcaatttcctgtaattcacattataacgagtcactgtgatttcatgggttgcaatatggtgtatacatatttattctttctctgagttctatatatgacagtaggtgtagccctatcgcttgcgcgcccgctaactcgccaccaggagataataaacaggtctcaatgaagatatccgatgtggagtacggaacacataatataaaaattttaccttccaataaaattattattatgtttcctatccacatcggatatctgagtaatgccttcctggcaggctactaggctacttttatgccgacggtacttctcctcaacaatgacatggcggtggcgagtagcgggaagcgagcaacggttcgcaggaagtggaagcggaactacgtcacggcgtggggcggagcgactacatagacgctagcggcatcattggtcaacgatcgcgttactctctcaatgaagatatccgatgtggataggaaacataataataattttattggaaggtaaaatttttatattatttgagaaactaagaaaaatggcttacagtttattagaaacagttttgtggcatattttaaatgaatgtaactacaaattcgtcaacactgtggaaattatacttatttactccatgcataaagcaacaatgtatgtgaaacatgatatcaacatgaaagactatgttaacttatgtgacgaaaacgacagtcagacggatacaaggtgaaaaaatcaaagatacatgaaaatatacgggtagtaaaaatacacgactcgtgtaaaacatacgcgtgataatgatataggtacgtgttggttatattttgggtgtagtttacttttagttttatctataaataaaacttgggtttcgtggattttttattttatatatttcattgcatgtttgagaaaagcactatacatacctcggcgggaaatggggttgcccgcgctcagacctatccggcctcgcttcgctcggccgtctatatgtcttcggccggaacccctttcgtcccggcctctgtagtaatgtactattatttaactAACAccacatgagaggaggcctgtgcccagcagtgagacGTGTATAGgctgaattgttttttttatttttacgagTAACTAACACCAATTTCCAGTATACATATGTATTGTAAAAACTTGAAACGTCAACACGTTCAGGAAGTAACAGAAGGAGTTCATTCCCATCTGCTTCTGCCCCTGTCTCGTGGCAGTGATGTGACGAGCAGGGACAGATGGGAATATACCATATATTATATGCCCGTCAGTACACATAACCTATATCCTAAACATATGTTCATatttccgtacac of the Cydia fagiglandana chromosome 17, ilCydFagi1.1, whole genome shotgun sequence genome contains:
- the LOC134673002 gene encoding solute carrier family 25 member 16-like, producing the protein MALTMEKKNDLDFIMKSLLAGGVAGMCAKTTVAPLDRIKILLQAQSIHYKHHGVVGGLMAIVKQESLLALYKGNGAQMVRIFPYAATQFTSFEIYKKYLSGLSIPMVQHGDKFVAGAGAGVTAVTLTYPLDTIRARLAFQVTGEHRYTGIAHTASTMLRTEGGIRALYRGFVPTLCGMVPYAGFSFYCFESLKFFCMKYLPTSLCRKCERNTGGLVLTVPGKLLCGGLAGAVAQSVSYPLDVTRRRMQLACMDPATAQFGTGMIRTLTLIYRENGIAKGLYRGMSINYIRAIPMVATSFSTYELMKQLLQLDTGMKVA